The nucleotide sequence CTTCGACGCGGGGAGCATCTGGCGAACGTTCCGACTGCTGCGGCGTCTGAAATGCGATATCTTTCACTGCCACAACGACCATACCAGCCCACTGATCGGGGCGGCTCTGGCGCGAGTGCCGGTTCGCATCTGGTCGAAGCTCGCCATGTCGTCGCATTACGAGCAGGCCATCGCACCCACGGGCATTCATCGCATTCAGGCGAGCGTGCGTCTTTCCGGTGTGCTCGCACACAGGATTCATACGGTGTCGGACGCTGTGGGACAGGAGTTGATCGCCCTGGGTATTGCAAAGGACAAGGTGCAGACCATACGATGCCCAATCGATCTCGCTCGCTACGATGGTGCTGACGGCCTGAGTTTTCGGCGTGAGTTGGGCAGCGGGCAGCAAGACCTGTGGGTAACGGCAATTGGTCATGCTGTCTCGGTGAAGGGCTGGGACGTTCTGGTCAGGGCATTTGGACAGATGGCGGGCGAGTTTCCACAGGCGCAACTGGCGCTGGTGGGTAGCAGCGACGACAACGGTGAGCGCGATTTTGGTCAGGCGATTCGCGCCCTGGTGCAGGAGGCTGGTTTGGCGGCGAGAGTGCGATTTCTCGGCCATCGCTGTGACATCCCGGCTTGTCTGGCGGGGTCGGATGTCTTCGTCCTGCCGTCTCGCTCGGAGGGCCAGCCGTTGGCGCTGATGGAGGCGATGGCCGCCGGCCGGCCGTGCATCGCCGCTGCCGTCGGCGGCGTTCCTGAGACCATCACCCATGGCGAAACCGGCCTGCTTTTCGA is from Anaerobaca lacustris and encodes:
- a CDS encoding glycosyltransferase family 4 protein, whose amino-acid sequence is MTRHITAVHFWAGCPKSANSKWQRFLAVVRRCHQEDWRNVLVLSRMPDDVALVEPFTDAGCEIVLQQRSPGNFDAGSIWRTFRLLRRLKCDIFHCHNDHTSPLIGAALARVPVRIWSKLAMSSHYEQAIAPTGIHRIQASVRLSGVLAHRIHTVSDAVGQELIALGIAKDKVQTIRCPIDLARYDGADGLSFRRELGSGQQDLWVTAIGHAVSVKGWDVLVRAFGQMAGEFPQAQLALVGSSDDNGERDFGQAIRALVQEAGLAARVRFLGHRCDIPACLAGSDVFVLPSRSEGQPLALMEAMAAGRPCIAAAVGGVPETITHGETGLLFDRENVEQLTDCLRSVLADTFLRRRLGAAARKSSSAFDLETYVEAVFALYCSLLEKNGRFAE